Proteins from a single region of Cystobacter fuscus DSM 2262:
- a CDS encoding CHAP domain-containing protein, producing the protein MKLGVLLAGLLVCTGCATGSPPGGRLFASNYRYSPLTPPAAPRPLPPLPNDGVDSAPASSDSSTGGAASSPEPRRSPAPDAREKVLAAARGMLGRTKIQLSGRTWPADCTGFVEAVHSRAGVSLRGAAAKGDNGVTAFYRYARAKGRVYTRGTPRPGDLVFFRETYDRNRDGRRNDGLTHVALVDKVEPNGTVVVIHRVKRGVVRYRMNLARPDLKKDPRTGAVLNDMLRAPGAGKTPVLTGQLFAAYGSVLPEPRPEAVARR; encoded by the coding sequence ATGAAGCTGGGTGTACTGCTCGCGGGACTGCTGGTGTGCACGGGGTGCGCCACGGGCAGCCCTCCCGGAGGAAGGCTCTTCGCCTCGAACTACCGCTACAGCCCCCTGACGCCCCCCGCGGCGCCCCGTCCCCTTCCGCCCCTTCCGAACGATGGGGTCGACTCCGCGCCCGCATCCAGCGACTCCAGCACCGGCGGGGCAGCCTCCTCTCCCGAGCCGCGGCGCTCCCCCGCGCCCGATGCGCGCGAGAAGGTGCTCGCCGCCGCCCGGGGGATGCTGGGCCGCACGAAGATCCAACTGTCCGGGCGCACCTGGCCGGCGGACTGCACCGGCTTCGTCGAGGCCGTGCACTCGCGGGCCGGGGTGTCGCTGCGCGGCGCCGCCGCCAAGGGAGACAACGGGGTCACCGCCTTCTACCGCTACGCGCGCGCCAAGGGCCGGGTGTACACCCGGGGTACGCCGCGGCCGGGAGATCTGGTGTTCTTCCGGGAGACCTATGATCGCAACCGGGATGGCCGGCGCAACGACGGGCTCACCCACGTGGCCCTGGTGGACAAGGTCGAGCCCAATGGCACCGTCGTCGTCATCCACCGGGTGAAGCGGGGCGTGGTGCGCTACCGGATGAACCTCGCCCGGCCCGACCTCAAGAAGGACCCCCGTACCGGAGCGGTGCTCAATGACATGCTGCGCGCGCCGGGGGCCGGCAAGACGCCGGTGCTCACCGGCCAGCTCTTCGCCGCGTATGGCTCCGTGCTGCCCGAGCCCCGCCCCGAGGCGGTGGCCCGGCGCTGA
- a CDS encoding 4'-phosphopantetheinyl transferase family protein, giving the protein MSLPPSPAPSPLPRPDEVHLWIVEPERVTEPRLLAAYLALLGAEERERHQRFRFEKHRQQFLVSHALVRVCLSRYAPVAPRDWRFSTNAYGRPEIAGEGMPRLRFNLSHTDGMAVCAVAHDMEVGADVEHSGRMGQTVELAESFFAPSEVADLHSLPEALQRERFFDYWTLKESYIKARGAGLSLPLDQFSFHLAPGQPPRISFDARMVDEPESWQFVQLRLSAEHPAAVAVRRPRGLPLSVRCQRCVPLASEESPWRVDSGDR; this is encoded by the coding sequence ATGAGTCTCCCTCCTTCTCCTGCTCCCTCGCCGCTGCCGCGCCCCGACGAGGTCCACCTGTGGATCGTGGAGCCGGAGCGGGTGACGGAGCCCCGGCTGCTCGCGGCCTACCTGGCCCTGCTCGGCGCCGAGGAGCGGGAGCGGCATCAACGCTTCCGCTTCGAGAAACACCGGCAGCAGTTCCTCGTGTCCCATGCCCTGGTGCGCGTCTGCCTGTCGCGCTACGCGCCGGTGGCGCCCCGGGACTGGCGCTTCTCCACCAACGCCTACGGGCGTCCGGAGATCGCGGGAGAGGGCATGCCCCGGTTGCGTTTCAATCTCTCGCACACCGATGGCATGGCGGTGTGCGCGGTGGCCCATGACATGGAGGTGGGCGCGGACGTGGAGCACTCGGGGCGCATGGGCCAGACGGTGGAGCTGGCCGAGTCCTTCTTCGCGCCCTCGGAAGTCGCGGATCTGCATTCCCTGCCCGAGGCGCTCCAGCGCGAGCGCTTCTTCGACTACTGGACGCTCAAGGAGTCCTACATCAAGGCCCGGGGCGCCGGGTTGAGCCTGCCCCTGGATCAGTTCTCCTTCCACCTGGCGCCGGGGCAACCGCCGCGCATCTCCTTCGATGCGCGCATGGTGGACGAGCCCGAGTCGTGGCAGTTCGTGCAGCTGCGGCTGTCGGCGGAGCACCCGGCGGCGGTGGCGGTGCGCCGCCCCCGGGGGCTCCCGCTCTCCGTGCGCTGCCAGCGGTGTGTCCCCCTGGCCAGCGAGGAGTCCCCCTGGAGGGTGGATTCGGGGGACCGCTGA
- a CDS encoding SCP2 sterol-binding domain-containing protein, translating to MATFPSKEWCEEAVRLLNADPERSLAARGWQGDIGVIVDAEPGRLARAFVVHVVPRGTLIETLRVLEDPDDLDELEPAYLARAPYTVWKQLLQGSLDPVEAVLRRRISVKGDLQQLIERLRFKGIADRVLSGLKTEYLDEP from the coding sequence ATGGCCACGTTCCCATCGAAGGAGTGGTGTGAGGAAGCGGTGCGTTTGTTGAACGCGGATCCCGAGCGCTCGCTCGCCGCCCGGGGGTGGCAGGGCGACATCGGGGTCATCGTCGACGCGGAGCCGGGCCGGCTGGCGCGCGCCTTCGTGGTGCACGTGGTGCCGCGCGGCACGCTCATTGAAACCCTGCGCGTGCTCGAGGATCCGGACGATCTGGACGAGCTGGAGCCGGCCTACCTGGCGCGCGCGCCCTACACCGTGTGGAAGCAACTCTTGCAGGGCAGCCTGGATCCGGTGGAGGCGGTGCTGCGGCGGCGCATCTCGGTGAAGGGGGACCTGCAGCAGCTCATCGAGCGCCTGCGGTTCAAGGGAATCGCCGACCGGGTGCTCAGCGGGTTGAAGACCGAGTACCTGGACGAGCCGTAG
- a CDS encoding TerC family protein, translating to MEAHSVGSPVLWGGFILFVLAMLALDLGVFHRKTHEVKFKEALTWSGVWISLALLFNLGIWWKFGSEPALNFLSGYLIEKSLSIDNIFVFVVIFSALKIPVLYQHRVLFWGILSALVLRAVMIFAGVAMLERFHWLIYVFGAFLIFTGVKLFVQRNHEEHPESGAVMKLARRIIPSSKELDGDRFFTVQNGRKLATPLFMTLILVELTDVLFALDSIPAIFAVTTDPFLVFTSNIFAILGLRSLFFVLAGAVEKFSYLKVGLAGVLVFVGAKMALVDVVKIPSPVSLGVIALLLGVSIVASLLKSRKQERAVQGKNIVAN from the coding sequence ATGGAAGCGCACAGCGTAGGCAGCCCCGTCCTCTGGGGCGGATTCATCCTGTTCGTGCTGGCGATGCTCGCGCTGGACCTGGGGGTCTTCCACCGCAAGACGCACGAGGTGAAGTTCAAGGAAGCGCTGACGTGGAGCGGGGTGTGGATCTCCCTGGCGCTGCTGTTCAACCTGGGCATCTGGTGGAAGTTCGGCTCCGAGCCGGCGCTCAACTTCCTGTCCGGCTACCTCATCGAGAAGTCGCTCTCCATCGACAACATCTTCGTCTTCGTCGTCATCTTCTCGGCGCTGAAGATTCCGGTGCTGTACCAGCACCGGGTGTTGTTCTGGGGCATCCTGAGCGCGCTGGTGCTGCGCGCGGTGATGATCTTCGCGGGCGTGGCGATGCTCGAGCGCTTCCACTGGCTCATCTACGTCTTCGGCGCGTTCCTCATCTTCACGGGGGTGAAGCTCTTCGTGCAGCGCAACCACGAGGAGCACCCGGAGAGCGGCGCGGTCATGAAGCTGGCGCGGCGCATCATCCCCTCGTCGAAGGAGCTGGACGGGGACCGCTTCTTCACGGTTCAGAACGGCCGGAAGCTGGCCACGCCGCTGTTCATGACGTTGATCCTGGTGGAACTGACGGACGTGCTGTTCGCGCTGGACTCGATTCCGGCCATCTTCGCGGTGACGACGGATCCCTTCCTGGTCTTCACCTCGAACATCTTCGCCATCCTGGGCCTGCGCTCGCTGTTCTTCGTGCTGGCGGGGGCGGTGGAGAAGTTCTCCTACCTGAAGGTGGGCCTGGCCGGAGTGCTGGTGTTCGTGGGCGCGAAGATGGCGCTGGTGGACGTGGTGAAGATTCCCTCGCCGGTGTCCCTGGGAGTCATCGCCCTGCTGCTGGGCGTGTCCATCGTGGCCTCGCTGCTCAAGTCGAGGAAGCAGGAGCGCGCGGTCCAGGGCAAGAACATCGTCGCCAACTAA
- a CDS encoding HNH endonuclease has product METLVLNPSYEPVARISWQRAVMLLWQGKVEVVEEYDQLIRSVTLEIRMPSIIRFLRGSRRKGRGIKFSRDNVYMRDHCRCQYCNRKVSRPEATYDHVVPRAQGGRTTWENIVIACVPCNQAKGGRTPEQAGMKLLSIPEKPRKMAGTVRLAFTYEKGMPLPWRKFLRDVAYWHTELEE; this is encoded by the coding sequence ATGGAGACGTTGGTTCTCAATCCCTCCTACGAACCCGTGGCACGGATTTCCTGGCAGCGAGCGGTCATGCTGTTGTGGCAGGGGAAGGTCGAGGTGGTCGAGGAGTATGACCAGCTCATCCGCTCCGTCACCCTGGAGATCCGGATGCCCTCCATCATCCGCTTCTTGCGCGGCTCGCGGCGCAAGGGGCGCGGCATCAAGTTCAGCCGTGACAACGTCTACATGCGTGACCACTGCCGGTGCCAGTACTGCAACCGCAAGGTGTCTCGCCCCGAGGCCACGTATGACCACGTCGTGCCCCGGGCCCAGGGCGGCCGCACCACCTGGGAGAACATCGTGATCGCGTGCGTGCCATGCAATCAGGCCAAGGGAGGCCGCACTCCAGAGCAGGCCGGGATGAAGCTGCTCAGCATCCCCGAGAAGCCCCGGAAGATGGCGGGCACGGTGCGACTGGCCTTCACCTACGAGAAGGGCATGCCCCTGCCGTGGAGGAAATTCCTCCGTGATGTCGCGTACTGGCACACGGAGCTGGAGGAGTGA
- a CDS encoding ComEA family DNA-binding protein: MNRTGALAVAALGLWGLGVVARVRGPSTEPALDCEPGQVRVVEGIARCGTGEPPSAPQRLLLGQKLDLNRISEEDLARVPGVGASLARELVRTRARRGPFASWDEVASVPGVGSARLATLRAATELR; encoded by the coding sequence GTGAACCGCACCGGCGCGCTCGCGGTGGCCGCGCTCGGGCTGTGGGGCCTGGGCGTGGTGGCGCGCGTGCGCGGGCCCTCCACCGAGCCCGCGCTGGACTGTGAGCCGGGCCAGGTGCGGGTGGTGGAGGGAATCGCCCGGTGCGGCACGGGCGAGCCGCCTTCCGCCCCGCAGCGCCTGCTGCTGGGCCAGAAGCTGGATCTGAACCGGATCTCCGAGGAGGACCTCGCCCGGGTGCCTGGCGTGGGAGCATCCCTGGCCCGAGAGCTGGTGCGGACGCGGGCGCGGCGAGGGCCGTTCGCCTCGTGGGACGAGGTGGCCTCCGTTCCCGGCGTGGGATCGGCCAGGCTGGCGACGCTCCGGGCGGCGACCGAGTTGCGGTAG
- a CDS encoding Hsp70 family protein encodes MADRPRIIGIDLGTTNTLVASVKNRVPKIVPTDRGNLVLPSVVALSAKGEMLVGGVAKDQMVTNPKNTLYGTKRLIGRKYESKVVEELKSYFKYDIVPGPEGDAAVSLGGKVYTLPEVSSFILKQLKTMAEQFLGGHIDEAVISVPAYYTDSQRQAVKEAGRLAGLNVKRIVNEPTAAALAYGFNRGLDQKILVYDLGGGTFDVSVLHLTGNVFEVLATGGDTFLGGVDFDNRVVDYVLEKAWEESGIDLSTSPIAMQRIKNAAEAAKIDLTLIPNVVIDLPFLEERKGKPVDVRIPLTRETLNALTMDLVDRTFELCDRVLKEKGIDRSQIDEVILVGGQSRMPLVQQRIHEHFGKPPRKGVHPDECVALGAALLAESLGSLDSVTLLDAVSMPIGYALPNGRVRRVIDKNTIIPLVKSFRLPSPREPGAPFIEMDIFQGDSDLVVDNEYLGTLKVPAEAAGRKIDFRLNEECLLQVVVDDPSGPRRIELATRDTPELLKKELARVAQEKAEKAEKAAATPSSPQEGSGLLSSIKSIFRRG; translated from the coding sequence ATGGCGGACAGACCTCGCATCATCGGGATAGATCTGGGCACGACCAACACCCTGGTCGCGTCCGTGAAGAACCGTGTCCCGAAGATCGTCCCCACGGACCGTGGCAACCTGGTGTTGCCCTCCGTGGTGGCGCTGTCGGCCAAGGGCGAGATGCTGGTGGGCGGGGTGGCCAAGGATCAGATGGTCACCAACCCGAAGAACACGCTCTACGGGACCAAGCGCCTCATCGGCCGCAAGTACGAGTCCAAGGTGGTGGAGGAGCTCAAGAGCTACTTCAAGTACGACATCGTCCCGGGGCCGGAGGGAGACGCGGCGGTGTCGCTGGGCGGGAAGGTGTACACGCTGCCCGAGGTCTCCAGCTTCATCCTCAAGCAGCTCAAGACGATGGCCGAGCAGTTCCTCGGAGGCCACATCGACGAGGCGGTCATCTCCGTGCCGGCGTACTACACGGACAGCCAGCGCCAGGCGGTGAAGGAGGCGGGGCGGCTGGCGGGACTCAACGTCAAGCGCATCGTCAACGAGCCCACCGCGGCGGCGCTCGCCTACGGCTTCAACCGGGGGTTGGATCAGAAGATCCTCGTCTATGACCTGGGCGGAGGCACCTTCGACGTGTCGGTGCTGCACCTCACGGGCAACGTCTTCGAGGTGCTGGCCACCGGCGGAGACACCTTCCTGGGCGGTGTCGACTTCGACAACCGGGTGGTGGACTACGTGCTGGAGAAGGCGTGGGAGGAGAGCGGGATCGATCTCTCCACGAGCCCCATCGCCATGCAGCGCATCAAGAACGCGGCCGAGGCGGCGAAGATCGATCTGACGCTCATCCCCAACGTGGTCATCGACCTGCCCTTCCTCGAGGAGCGCAAGGGCAAGCCGGTGGACGTGCGCATCCCGCTCACGCGCGAGACGCTCAACGCGCTCACCATGGATCTGGTGGACCGTACCTTCGAGCTGTGCGACCGGGTGCTCAAGGAAAAGGGCATCGACCGCTCGCAGATCGACGAGGTCATCCTGGTGGGCGGACAGAGCCGGATGCCGCTGGTGCAACAGCGGATCCACGAGCACTTCGGCAAGCCGCCGCGCAAGGGCGTGCACCCGGACGAGTGCGTGGCACTGGGCGCGGCGCTGCTGGCCGAGTCGCTGGGCAGCCTCGACTCGGTGACGCTCCTGGACGCGGTGTCCATGCCCATCGGCTACGCGCTGCCCAACGGGCGCGTGCGCCGGGTCATCGACAAGAACACCATCATTCCGTTGGTGAAGAGCTTCCGGCTGCCGTCGCCGCGGGAGCCGGGAGCGCCCTTCATCGAGATGGACATCTTCCAGGGAGACAGTGATCTGGTGGTGGACAACGAGTACCTGGGCACCCTGAAGGTTCCCGCGGAAGCGGCGGGGCGGAAGATCGACTTCCGGCTCAACGAGGAGTGTCTGTTGCAGGTGGTGGTCGACGATCCGAGCGGTCCGCGGCGCATCGAACTGGCGACGCGGGACACGCCCGAGCTGCTCAAGAAGGAGTTGGCGCGCGTGGCACAGGAGAAGGCCGAGAAGGCCGAGAAGGCCGCGGCGACACCGTCCTCGCCTCAAGAAGGCAGTGGGCTGTTGTCCAGCATCAAGAGCATCTTCCGGAGAGGGTAG
- a CDS encoding aspartate kinase: MALIVQKYGGTSVGDTERMKNVARRCIAAQAAGHDVVVVVSAMSGETNRLLKLVSQITDRPNEREQDVVVATGEQVSIGLVALAIQAQGAKATSFLGHQVQIVTDSTFAKARIKRIEAERIVEALKQKHIVVVAGFQGQDEQGNVTTLGRGGSDTTAVALAAALKADACEIYTDVDGVYTTDPNVCPAARKLDRISYEEMLELASLGAKVLQIRSVEFAMKYKVPLWVKSSFSDDPGTLVCEEDKSMENVVVSGIAYEKNEAKLAISGVPDMPGVAAKIFGILDAQNIVVDLIVQTASRDGKTDVSFTVGKTDLTKAREAVEQVAREIKAGGVETDSDVAKISIVGVGMRNHSGVAAKMFQVLSQEGINIQVISTSEIKVSCLVQSKYTELAVRALHTAFGLDKPTTVG; encoded by the coding sequence GTGGCCTTGATCGTCCAGAAGTACGGCGGCACGTCCGTCGGCGACACAGAGCGAATGAAGAACGTGGCCCGTCGCTGCATCGCGGCCCAGGCGGCCGGGCACGACGTGGTGGTGGTGGTATCCGCCATGTCGGGAGAGACGAACCGGTTGCTCAAGCTCGTCTCCCAGATCACCGACCGGCCCAACGAGCGCGAGCAGGACGTGGTCGTCGCCACCGGGGAGCAGGTCTCCATCGGGCTCGTGGCGCTGGCCATCCAGGCCCAGGGCGCCAAGGCGACCAGCTTCCTGGGCCATCAGGTGCAGATCGTCACCGACAGCACCTTCGCCAAGGCGCGCATCAAGCGCATCGAGGCGGAGCGCATCGTCGAGGCGCTCAAGCAGAAGCACATCGTCGTGGTGGCCGGCTTCCAGGGCCAGGACGAGCAGGGCAACGTCACCACCCTGGGACGCGGCGGCTCGGACACCACGGCGGTGGCGCTGGCCGCGGCGCTCAAGGCGGACGCGTGTGAGATCTACACGGACGTGGATGGTGTCTACACGACGGATCCCAACGTGTGCCCCGCGGCGCGCAAGCTCGATCGCATCTCCTACGAGGAGATGCTGGAGCTGGCGAGCCTGGGCGCCAAGGTGTTGCAGATCCGCTCGGTCGAGTTCGCGATGAAGTACAAGGTGCCGCTGTGGGTGAAGTCGTCCTTCTCGGACGATCCCGGCACGCTGGTGTGTGAGGAGGACAAGTCGATGGAGAACGTGGTTGTCAGCGGCATCGCCTACGAGAAGAACGAGGCGAAGCTCGCCATCAGTGGCGTGCCGGACATGCCGGGTGTGGCGGCGAAGATCTTCGGCATCCTGGACGCGCAGAACATCGTGGTGGACCTGATCGTCCAGACGGCCTCGCGCGATGGGAAGACGGACGTGTCCTTCACCGTGGGCAAGACGGACCTGACCAAGGCCCGCGAGGCCGTGGAGCAGGTGGCCCGGGAGATCAAGGCCGGCGGCGTGGAGACGGACAGCGACGTGGCCAAGATCTCCATCGTGGGCGTGGGCATGCGCAACCACTCGGGCGTGGCGGCGAAGATGTTCCAGGTGCTCTCGCAGGAGGGCATCAACATCCAGGTCATCTCCACGTCGGAGATCAAGGTCTCCTGCCTCGTGCAGTCGAAGTACACGGAGCTGGCCGTGCGCGCGTTGCACACCGCGTTCGGTCTGGACAAGCCCACCACGGTGGGCTGA
- a CDS encoding glycosyltransferase family 2 protein: protein MAELVFWCAAVLLVHTYFFYPLVLFAMDGVAQVAHNLRYMRSGANQRRAQPVGVPPRVSLVVAAYNEASCIQQKLGNSLALNYPAERFEVLIGSDGSSDGTDELVMACTDERVRLSAAARGGKTSVLNRCIPLAGGDIVVLSDANTMIEPEAIQRLVRHFEDPEVGAVCGQLRLYNPTKAEYEESTYWTYESLIKFYEGKRGAVMGANGGLYAIRRSLFQPLPASTIVDDFVIPLRILEQGYKVVYEPEAVAHEETTEDYDKEFGRRARIAAGNFQSLRMVPRLLSPLAGFPAFAFWSHKLLRWCAPALMALAFVANLLLVNSIFYRFTLMGQVLFYGLALLGKTGALKGTARRVASVAYYFVTMNLAIAVGFWRFLRNSQRAAWDRTARVSS, encoded by the coding sequence ATGGCGGAGCTGGTCTTCTGGTGTGCCGCGGTGCTGCTGGTTCACACCTACTTTTTCTACCCGCTGGTGTTGTTCGCGATGGATGGCGTGGCGCAGGTGGCGCACAACCTGCGCTACATGCGCTCGGGAGCCAACCAGCGCCGCGCGCAGCCGGTGGGCGTGCCGCCCCGGGTGAGCCTGGTGGTGGCGGCCTACAACGAGGCGAGCTGCATCCAGCAGAAGCTGGGCAACAGCCTGGCGTTGAACTACCCGGCCGAGCGCTTCGAGGTGCTGATCGGCTCGGATGGCTCGTCGGACGGGACGGACGAGCTGGTGATGGCGTGCACCGACGAGCGGGTGCGGCTGTCGGCCGCGGCCCGGGGCGGCAAGACGTCGGTGTTGAACCGGTGCATTCCCCTGGCCGGGGGCGACATCGTGGTGCTCTCGGACGCGAACACGATGATCGAGCCGGAGGCGATTCAACGCCTGGTGCGGCACTTCGAGGACCCCGAGGTGGGGGCGGTGTGCGGGCAGCTGCGGCTCTACAACCCGACGAAGGCCGAGTACGAGGAGAGCACGTACTGGACGTACGAGTCGCTCATCAAGTTCTACGAGGGCAAGCGCGGGGCGGTGATGGGGGCCAACGGCGGGCTGTATGCCATCCGCCGCTCGCTGTTCCAGCCCCTGCCGGCGTCGACGATCGTGGACGACTTCGTGATTCCGCTGCGCATCCTGGAGCAGGGCTACAAGGTCGTCTACGAGCCCGAGGCGGTGGCGCACGAGGAGACGACGGAGGACTACGACAAGGAGTTCGGCCGCCGGGCGCGCATCGCGGCGGGCAACTTCCAGAGCCTGCGCATGGTGCCTCGGCTGCTCTCTCCGTTGGCCGGCTTCCCGGCGTTCGCCTTCTGGTCGCACAAGCTGCTGCGCTGGTGCGCTCCCGCGCTCATGGCCCTGGCATTCGTGGCGAACCTCCTCCTGGTGAACAGTATTTTCTACCGGTTCACGCTGATGGGGCAGGTGCTGTTCTACGGGCTGGCGCTGCTGGGGAAGACGGGGGCGCTCAAGGGCACGGCGCGCCGGGTGGCCTCGGTGGCCTACTACTTCGTGACGATGAACCTGGCGATCGCGGTGGGCTTCTGGCGCTTCCTGCGCAACTCGCAGCGCGCCGCCTGGGATCGCACGGCGCGCGTCTCGTCCTGA
- a CDS encoding zinc-ribbon domain-containing protein: MEIACPQCSMKYALDPRLLPPGGVPVQCTRCGHVFIAGASAPAPTPAPKVPGVPVRAPNPLSSTLLYGTNAGGSDAPAPTTTQTFGAVPSVPQVPQVAPVTPRAPPGAPAAPSIQKTQTFGAVPQVPPATRPAAPAARPAAPTRPAPAAARPPVPSPSAQAAPAPHTTQVFGSVPPPTGKPPAAAATPSAPPPGSAAPRPTSARPVTVSLPVSPQAAPATREEDPFAALEAVGPAAFSPFDDAPSGPPISQPPGMTPRAGAPERPSPEPAPTPAPPPPAASDAPPPYGHEPRIGVAATTPIELPDEILVQLDRPLSELMGEEAPAEQAPPAAGPAPALNKPLELPPELMDAPNLSARDQGRGKRPAKGGKGRGLLIAAGVLVLALTAFLTSRAWLSKSDVLPHAVQAARDEAVAKFRRDDAASKEEALAELKSLSDRHPQSVELLAEVGIALALHLDDTQVRLTTLLAKEKQLSELIDRLVSTQTPIDWQSRANARKEELATLQRQRFSLEGRSKALAEEAVQVLKNLELESAKEPREVALVRLRARALMSATLGVGNTPALAVKLAQTEQFEWSSLVMAEYVLHRASASPAELREAAAGMESLRVRNSTYLRAYVLGARIALLRHEPAAARTLLNTVITLNPKHELAQQLHAYIEDVERQESEPPPSVKPPPAPAPAPTPAPGPTNEAAPTAPSDSPPTQGTAPTEGSAPGEPSNATSITP; encoded by the coding sequence GTGGAGATCGCCTGTCCTCAGTGCTCGATGAAGTACGCGCTCGACCCCCGGCTGTTGCCGCCCGGGGGCGTCCCGGTGCAGTGCACTCGCTGCGGCCATGTCTTCATCGCGGGCGCCTCCGCTCCGGCTCCCACCCCGGCTCCGAAGGTGCCCGGGGTTCCGGTGCGCGCGCCCAATCCCCTGAGCTCCACCTTGCTCTACGGCACGAATGCCGGGGGCTCGGACGCTCCGGCCCCCACGACCACGCAGACCTTTGGCGCCGTTCCCTCCGTTCCCCAGGTCCCGCAGGTGGCTCCCGTGACGCCCCGGGCCCCACCTGGTGCCCCGGCGGCGCCCTCGATCCAGAAGACGCAGACCTTTGGCGCCGTCCCCCAGGTGCCACCCGCCACCAGGCCCGCCGCCCCAGCCGCCAGGCCCGCCGCTCCCACGAGGCCCGCCCCGGCCGCCGCCAGACCGCCTGTCCCGTCGCCTTCCGCGCAAGCGGCCCCCGCTCCCCACACGACGCAGGTGTTTGGTTCGGTTCCTCCCCCCACCGGCAAGCCACCCGCCGCCGCGGCGACGCCCTCCGCTCCGCCCCCTGGCTCCGCGGCCCCCCGGCCCACGTCGGCCCGTCCCGTTACCGTGTCGCTGCCGGTGTCGCCCCAGGCCGCTCCTGCAACGCGGGAAGAGGATCCCTTCGCCGCCCTGGAGGCAGTGGGCCCCGCCGCGTTCTCTCCGTTCGATGATGCGCCCTCCGGGCCACCGATCTCCCAGCCGCCCGGCATGACGCCTCGCGCCGGAGCGCCCGAGCGCCCCTCTCCGGAGCCCGCGCCAACCCCCGCGCCCCCACCCCCCGCGGCATCCGATGCTCCCCCTCCCTACGGTCATGAGCCTCGGATCGGAGTCGCGGCGACGACGCCCATCGAGCTGCCCGACGAGATCCTCGTCCAGTTGGATCGGCCCCTGTCGGAGTTGATGGGGGAGGAAGCTCCCGCCGAGCAGGCACCCCCTGCCGCGGGGCCCGCGCCCGCCTTGAACAAGCCGCTCGAGCTGCCGCCCGAGTTGATGGATGCGCCCAACCTCTCCGCCCGCGATCAGGGCCGGGGCAAGCGCCCGGCGAAGGGGGGCAAGGGCCGGGGCCTGCTCATCGCGGCGGGCGTCCTCGTGCTCGCCCTGACGGCGTTCCTCACCTCGCGGGCCTGGCTGTCCAAGTCCGACGTCCTGCCGCACGCGGTGCAGGCCGCCAGGGACGAGGCGGTGGCGAAGTTTCGCCGGGACGACGCGGCCTCGAAGGAAGAAGCCCTCGCCGAGTTGAAGTCCCTGTCGGACAGGCATCCCCAGAGCGTCGAGCTGCTGGCGGAGGTGGGCATCGCGCTCGCCCTGCACCTGGATGACACCCAGGTGCGCCTCACCACGCTCCTGGCCAAGGAGAAGCAGTTGAGCGAGCTCATCGATCGGCTCGTCTCGACCCAGACCCCCATCGACTGGCAGAGCCGCGCCAACGCCCGCAAGGAGGAGCTGGCCACGCTCCAGCGGCAGCGCTTCTCCCTGGAGGGGCGGAGCAAGGCACTGGCGGAGGAGGCCGTGCAGGTCCTCAAGAACCTGGAGCTGGAGTCCGCGAAGGAGCCGCGCGAGGTGGCCCTGGTGCGCCTGCGGGCCCGGGCCCTGATGTCCGCCACGCTGGGGGTGGGCAACACGCCCGCGCTGGCCGTGAAGCTGGCCCAGACGGAACAGTTCGAGTGGAGTTCGCTGGTCATGGCCGAGTACGTCCTCCACCGAGCCTCGGCCTCGCCCGCCGAGCTCCGGGAGGCCGCCGCCGGGATGGAGAGCCTGCGGGTCCGTAACAGCACCTACCTGCGCGCCTACGTGCTCGGGGCGCGCATCGCCCTGCTGCGCCACGAGCCGGCCGCCGCGCGGACCCTGCTGAACACCGTCATCACCCTCAACCCCAAGCACGAGCTGGCCCAGCAACTCCACGCCTACATCGAGGACGTGGAGCGCCAGGAGTCCGAGCCTCCCCCCTCCGTGAAGCCCCCGCCCGCGCCCGCGCCGGCTCCCACGCCGGCGCCCGGGCCCACGAATGAAGCGGCGCCCACCGCCCCCTCGGACTCCCCCCCCACGCAGGGGACGGCGCCCACGGAGGGGTCGGCGCCCGGGGAGCCCTCGAACGCGACATCCATCACGCCCTGA